GCATCCCCGGCCAGACGTCGACGTAGGTGATGTTGCCGAGTTCTTCGAGGTCGTCCTTGATGAGTTGGTTCGCTTCTTTGATCTTGTCGGCCAGTTTCCAGCGGGCGATGCTCGGTTTGATCGCGAGGAAAATAATCGGCAAGTCGGGCTGCGGGCCGCGGACCTTTTCAACAAAGTCGTGGAAGTCGTTGCGGACCTGCTCGGGGCTCTTACCGCCGGCGATGTCGTTGTCGCCGGCGTAGAAAACGACGACCCGCGGTTCGTGGATGTTGACGATTCGATCGGCGTAGTGGGTCGAGTCGCAAATTTGCGAACCGCCGAAACCGCGGTTCACCGTGAGCATGTCGGGAAATGATTTCTTCACGTCCCACAGCCGGATGCTGCTGGAGCCGAGAAACAAAACGCCCTGCTTGGGGGGCGGCATCTTCTTATCCTCCTCTTCGAACTTAGCGATCGCGTCGGCCCAGACTTCTGGTTTGCAGGGCTTCGGCTCCTTGGCGCGGGCGGGGGCGGCGATGCTGGCGCCGAGAGCGAGACACATCAGGCCGAGCAGCGGCGTGCGGGAAATCGTAGGCATCGGGAGTCGGCTCCGTGCGGAGTGGTGGGCGTTGGCGGCGGCCTGAAAACTGTGCCGTTGGATTCTTGCTGGACGGGCGTACAATACGGGATTCGATTTGCTTGCAAAAATTGACAACACGAAGCTCAGCCTCGACCAAGCTTGGTCGGGGCTAACGCAGGACGCACCTCTTGGCGATCTGCAGCCTCCAGCCGAACTCCCCGCATGCCTGCCTCCGACATCATTATCAAAGGCGCTCGCGAGCACAACTTGCGGAGCGTCGACGTCACCCTCCCCCGCAACCAGCTGATCTGCCTCACCGGCGTCTCGGGGAGCGGTAAAAGCTCGTTGGCGTTCGACACCCTCTTCGCCGAGGGGCAGCGGCGGTACGTCGAAAGCCTGTCGACGTTTGCCCGCCAATTCCTGGGCCAAATGCCCAAGCCCGACGTCGACCACATCAGCGGCCTGAGCCCCTCGATCTCGATTTCGCAGAAGTCCTCCGGCAACAATCCCCGCTCGACCGTCGGCACGATCACCGAGATTTACGACTTTTTGCGGGTGCTGTACGCCCGCGTCGGCCAGGGGCACTGCCCCCAGTGCGGCAAAGTAATCACTGCCCAAAGCCGCGAGGCGATCATCGGGCGGATCGAGCAATTGCCGGCGAAGACGAAGTTCATGGTCCTCGCCCCGGTGGTCCGCCGGCAGAAGGGCGAGTTCAAAGACCTGTTCGAAGATCTGCAGAAGCAGGGCTACGTCCGCGCGCGGGTCGACGGCCGGGTGGTGCTGCTGAACGAATCGCAATCGCTCGATCGGCAGATGCGGCACGATATCGAGGTGGTGATCGACCGCCTCGTCGCGGGTCCGACGATTCGGACGCGGCTGGCCGAGGCGGTGGAACTCGCGCTCAAGCTGGGCGACGGCAACCTCATCGTGACGCCCGAAGTCGATGCGGCTCAACCATCGCTCGAACTCGATGACGAAGATCGCGCTGAACTCGCGGCTGGCGATGACGAGGACGAGCCCAAGGCGCCAAAGGCGCGCGGCCGTAAGAAGGCGGCGCCTGCCGCTGAGGAAGAGGGGGACGAAGAAGAAGCTCCCGAAGCCGCCGCTCCCGCCGTTCGTGGGCGTCACAAAGGACACGGCCAGCCGGGCGACATCACCCTCAGCGCCGACTACGCCTGCAACTCGTGCGGCATCAGCTTCCAACCGCCGACGCCGCAGCTCTTCAGCTTCAACAGTCCGCAGGGGATGTGTCTCTCGTGCGACGGGTTGGGCGAGATGTTCAGCTTCGATCCCGAGAAGCTCGTTCCCGATCC
This sequence is a window from Lacipirellula parvula. Protein-coding genes within it:
- a CDS encoding SGNH/GDSL hydrolase family protein, coding for MPTISRTPLLGLMCLALGASIAAPARAKEPKPCKPEVWADAIAKFEEEDKKMPPPKQGVLFLGSSSIRLWDVKKSFPDMLTVNRGFGGSQICDSTHYADRIVNIHEPRVVVFYAGDNDIAGGKSPEQVRNDFHDFVEKVRGPQPDLPIIFLAIKPSIARWKLADKIKEANQLIKDDLEELGNITYVDVWPGMLDEKGEPRKELFADDGLHMNEKGYEVWTELVTPLVEKK